Proteins from one Cryptomeria japonica chromosome 4, Sugi_1.0, whole genome shotgun sequence genomic window:
- the LOC131079026 gene encoding probable inorganic phosphate transporter 1-3: protein MVKAQLEVLSALDVAKTQWYHFTAIVIAGMGFFTDAYDLFCISTVTKLLGRLYYYDPASGKPGSLPPNVAAAVNGVALCGALGGQLFFGWLGDKMGRKRVYGMTLMLMVISALGTGLSFGHTAKSVMTTLCFFRFWLGFGIGGDYPLSATIMSEYANKRTRGAFIAAVFAMQGFGILAGGAIAIMVSLGFNKAYKSPAFAENPELSTAPQADFVWRIILMAGAVPAALTYYWRMRMPETARFTALVAKNAKQAASDMSKVLQVDIHEDPATIQTVEADDAVNYSIFSRQFLVRHGRHLLGTTSTWFLLDIAFYSQNLFQKDIFTAVGWLPAAKKMNAIEEVYRIARAQSLIALCSTVPGYWFTVFFIDRIGRFTIQLMGFFFMTVFMFAISIPYDHWRGHKCGDTYCGGNHAAFVVLYSFTFFFSNFGPNSTTFIVPAEIFPARLRSTCHGISAAAGKAGAIVGAFGFLYAAQSPHEKQTDAGYPRGIGIKAALLVLAIINCLGFVCTFLVPETNGKSLEELSGENDEEAVGSKQTRPVDSPPSTKASMTNF, encoded by the coding sequence ATGGTAAAGGCGCAATTGGAGGTGTTGTCTGCTCTAGACGTAGCGAAGACACAGTGGTACCACTTTACGGCCATAGTGATCGCAGGAATGGGGTTTTTCACGGACGCGTATGATCTTTTCTGCATCTCCACTGTCACAAAGCTTCTCGGACGGCTGTACTACTATGATCCGGCGTCAGGCAAGCCAGGATCGTTGCCTCCGAATGTGGCTGCGGCGGTTAATGGCGTAGCCCTTTGCGGAGCGCTAGGAGGTCAACTGTTCTTCGGTTGGCTTGGGGACAAAATGGGAAGGAAAAGAGTCTACGGCATGACGTTGATGCTTATGGTCATTAGCGCCTTAGGCACCGGCCTATCCTTTGGTCATACGGCCAAGTCCGTGATGACGACGCTCTGTTTCTTTCGCTTTTGGCTAGGGTTCGGTATCGGAGGCGACTACCCACTATCAGCCACGATCATGTCCGAGTACGCGAATAAAAGAACCCGCGGCGCTTTCATTGCCGCCGTGTTCGCAATGCAGGGTTTCGGCATTCTGGCCGGAGGTGCCATAGCCATCATGGTCTCCCTGGGCTTCAACAAAGCGTATAAGAGCCCCGCGTTCGCAGAAAACCCTGAACTCTCCACTGCTCCGCAAGCCGACTTCGTGTGGAGAATAATCCTCATGGCGGGAGCTGTACCCGCTGCCCTGACCTACTATTGGCGCATGCGGATGCCGGAAACCGCGAGGTTTACAGCACTGGTCGCAAAGAATGCGAAGCAAGCCGCTTCCGACATGTCCAAGGTGCTTCAGGTGGACATCCACGAAGACCCTGCCACAATCCAAACAGTTGAAGCCGACGACGCTGTCAATTACTCCATATTTTCTAGACAGTTTCTAGTACGCCACGGTCGGCATCTTTTAGGCACTACATCCACCTGGTTCTTGCTCGACATTGCTTTCTACAGCCAGAACCTGTTCCAGAAAGATATCTTCACGGCCGTCGGATGGCTTCCCGCCGCCAAGAAAATGAACGCCATAGAAGAGGTCTACAGAATTGCAAGAGCACAGTCATTGATTGCACTGTGCTCAACAGTTCCCGGCTACTGGTTCACTGTATTCTTCATAGACCGTATCGGACGGTTTACTATCCAGCTCATGGGATTCTTCTTCATGACGGTCTTCATGTTCGCCATATCAATACCATACGACCACTGGAGAGGCCATAAATGCGGGGACACGTACTGCGGGGGAAACCATGCGGCTTTTGTGGTGCTTTATTCTTTCACCTTTTTCTTCTCCAACTTTGGGCCCAACAGCACCACCTTCATTGTTCCGGCGGAGATATTCCCCGCGCGGTTGCGATCGACGTGCCACGGGATATCGGCGGCCGCCGGGAAAGCGGGGGCAATTGTCGGAGCATTCGGGTTTCTTTATGCTGCGCAGAGTCCACATGAAAAGCAGACAGATGCAGGGTATCCTAGAGGAATTGGCATTAAAGCAGCCTTGCTTGTGCTCGCAATAATAAATTGTCTAGGGTTTGTGTGCACTTTTCTGGTGCCGGAGACAAACGGGAAATCGCTTGAGGAATTATCAGGCGAGAACGATGAGGAAGCGGTTGGATCCAAGCAAACCAGGCCAGTCGACTCTCCTCCTTCAACCAAAGCTTCCATGACCAACTTTTAA